In one window of Microplitis demolitor isolate Queensland-Clemson2020A chromosome 4, iyMicDemo2.1a, whole genome shotgun sequence DNA:
- the LOC103576371 gene encoding WD repeat, SAM and U-box domain-containing protein 1 has protein sequence MDSSIEDAHILQTLSVHRNDVNSVDFAADCTLVTGSGDKSVRVWKWHQGSGYEQVSWSPLMGHKYGVTCVKVSPQSTMLASASIDGTTQLWNLRTGSKIHTLVQTGGEAVRVCRFAPDSTLLVTAGDNGQICLWDLIRRNLIRSLQAHEGAVQGVAFSPDSNWLITTCTLGVLKLFSSFEIVDSSGSHSFDQSINVFATVDDAHDLGVVCCDFSTCQTITNDRIIEKTYQLVTCGNDHDVKLWDVRVAEGKTQTQPITASISLVRVFEKHSSALTCVKFSSNGTYIVSSGLDKIAVIWETNTGKIVSVLRAHKRYLACCAFSRDGNVLATGSNDRSVIVWDLTGNNLTLDSKLVRQPAALSQSAIDNQDNDPANQEQKFVNYAENSGNDVTLIATLDDHGGAVNSVAFYGNNLLASGSGDKLVRLWTGEREEEIVDTEDGEQITHVELKFLDKSFSPIDGHKYSVNYVEFSPCGTMLASCSLDGTTMIWCTENGEEARGSFVNSGTGIRVCRWSPDGTKIATAGDDEKTTIWDINTMEELQIFEGHADAVTAVAFTPDSSYIITACSEGTWRIFEIFGDSNALTVCDAHDLGVQGCDFSPATSSPFTAGVGSHQPPTNEDGCKSYTLASCGNDSLVKLWQIKVLKKDKSDNNESEDEEGSNANPLVTFREKRVLTGHGGNVMDVKFAPFHGEIIGSVATDRTARIWSVNSGMCLFVLEYHESLVTCCAFSGDTALFATGALDKTVAIWRLPQQLISQSILIDQLRNNRKNIIDWKTEDIVKWLIEIDLGVLESRFAASRLNGRLLLTLPDEVIIARLGLIDYPNVLKSFRNQLYWLKQQDINTSNSIDEDTEVPDEYLCPITHEIMREPVKCSDGFVYEKAAINEWFLCGKYTSPMTNESLNDTSITPAIALRNAICTFLHGERSDD, from the exons GACAACGCAACTTTGGAATTTAAGA ACTGGTTCAAAAATCCATACGTTAGTTCAAACCGGAGGCGAAGCTGTTCGAGTCTGCCGATTCGCTCCAGACTCAACTTTGCTGGTGACCGCGGGCGATAATGGACAAATTTGTCTTTGGGATCTTATACGTAGAAATTTGATAAG gtCTCTTCAAGCACACGAAGGAGCTGTTCAGGGTGTCGCATTTTCTCCGGATTCAAATTGGCTTATAACCACGTGCACTCTGGgagttttgaaattattttcgtCATTTGAAATAGTCGATTCAAGTGGCAGTCACAGTTTTGACCAATCGATAAATGTATTTGCTACTGTTGACGACGCACATGATCTTGGAGTTGTTTGCTGTGATTTTTCAACTTGTCAAACAAtaacaa ATGAtagaataattgaaaaaacttaTCAATTGGTAACTTGTGGAAATGATCACGATGTTAAATTGTGGGACGTCAGAGTTGCCGAGGGAAAAACTCAAACTCAGCCAATAACTGCGTCCATTAGTCTTGTAAGAGTATTTGAAAAGCATAGCAGCGCGTTAACTTGCGTAAAATTCAGTTCAAATGGTACTTATATTGTCAGCAGTGGTCTTGACAAAATAGCTGTGATATGGgaaaca aatacAGGAAAAATAGTATCAGTACTTCGAGCTCACAAACGTTACCTGGCATGCTGTGCATTCTCTAGGGACGGCAACGTCTTGGCCACCGGCTCCAACGACCGCAGTGTCATCGTCTGGGACCTCACGGGCAACAATCTGACCCTCGACTCAAAGTTAGTCCGTCAACCTGCGGCTCTGTCGCAATCAGCGATCGATAACCAAGACAATGATCCAGCAAATCAGGAACAAAAGTTTGTTAATTACGCCGAAAATTCTGGTAATGACGTCACGTTGATCGCGACCCTAGACGATCATGGTGGTGCTGTCAATAGTGTTGCTTTCTATGGTAACAATTTACTAGCCTCAGGATCTGG AGACAAACTCGTGAGATTATGGACCGGAGAAAGAGAAGAAGAAATAGTTGATACCGAAGACGGGGAGCAGATAACGcatgttgaattaaaatttcttgataAGAGTTTCAGTCCAATAGACGGTCACAAGTACAGCGTAAATTACGTCGAGTTCAGTCCTTGCGGGACGATGTTGGCTTCTTGCTCTTTGGACGGTACCACCATGATCTGGTGCACTGAG AATGGCGAAGAAGCACGAGGATCATTTGTAAATTCCGGCACGGGGATTCGTGTCTGTCGCTGGTCCCCAGACGGCACCAAAATAGCGACTGCTGGAGATGATGAAAAGACAACGATCTGGGACATAAATACCATGGAGGAATtaca AATTTTTGAAGGCCACGCGGATGCTGTGACAGCGGTAGCATTTACTCCGGATTCAAGTTACATTATCACGGCATGCAGTGAAGGAACGTGGAGAATATTTGAGATCTTCGGAGATTCAAACGCACTGACTGTATGCGACGCTCACGACCTCGGGGTTCAGGGATGCGACTTTAGTCCAGCGACTTCTTCGCCATTTACAGCAGGTGTTG gtTCCCACCAGCCGCCAACGAATGAGGACGGCTGCAAAAGCTATACCTTAGCCAGCTGTGGAAACGACTCGCTGGTAAAATTGTGGCAGATTAAAGTCCTGAAGAAAGATAAGAGTGATAATAATGAGTCTGAAGATGAAGAAGGATCCAATGCCAATCCATTGGTGACTTTTAGAGAAAAGCGAGTGCTTACTGGTCACGGTGGGAATGTTATGGATGTCAAGTTCGCGCCTTTTCATGGTGAAATTATTGGTAGTGTTGCTACTGATCGAACCGCTCGCATATGGAGTGTA AATTCAGGGATGTGTCTGTTTGTACTGGAATACCACGAAAGTTTAGTTACTTGTTGTGCCTTTTCCGGTGACACAGCATTATTTGCTACAG ggGCTCTGGATAAAACAGTAGCAATATGGCGGCTTCCACAGCAACTTATATCTCAAAGTATTCTAATAGACCAATTACGAAACAataggaaaaatataattgattggAAAACTGAGGATATTGTGAAATGGTTAATTGAAATTGACTTGGGGGTGTTGGAGTCTCGTTTCGCTGCATCACGTCTCAATGGAAGACTTCTGCTGACTTTGCCTGACGAAGTTATCATCGCGCGGCTCGGGCTCATAGACTACCCAAAt GTGCTTAAATCATTTAGGAACCAGCTGTACTGGCTAAAGCAGCAGGACATCAACACCTCCAATAGCATTGACGAGGACACTGAGGTTCCTGATGAATATCTGTGTCCGATAACTCACGAAATAATGCGGGAACCAGTTAAGTGCTCCGACGGTTTTGTCTACGAGAAGGCGGCTATCAACGAGTGGTTCCTCTGCGGCAAGTACACCAGCCCCATGACGAACGAGTCTCTGAATGACACGTCAATTACTCCAGCAATTGCTTTGAGAAATGCCATTTGTACTTTTCTTCACGGCGAGCGTTCcgatgattaa
- the LOC103576372 gene encoding myosin-2 essential light chain isoform X2 — translation MASYSEDQLAEFQEAFQLFDSRGDGKIHVSQIGDALRALGQNPTESDVKKFTHQHKPDERISFEVFLPIYQAISKSRTSDTADDFIEGLRHFDKDGNGIISSAELRHLLTTLGEKLSDEEVETLLAGHEDSQGNINYEEFVRQIMCG, via the exons ATG gCGTCTTACTCAGAGGATCAACTTGCAG aatTCCAAGAAGCATTCCAGTTGTTTGACAGCCGCGGAGATGGGAAAATCCACGTCTCTCAGATAGGCGATGCCCTGCGGGCTTTGGGACAGAACCCTACGGAGTCtgatgtcaaaaaatttacgcACCAGCACAAACCAGATGAGCGCATAAGTTTTGAAGTATTTCTGCCAATCTATCAAGCCATTAGCAAATCACGCACTTCTGACACTGCTGATGATTTCATCGAAGGATTACGTCACTTTGACAAAGATGGAAATGGAATAATTTCCTCAGCTGAGTTGAGACACCTGCTGACTACACTCG GTGAAAAATTGAGCGATGAAGAAGTCGAAACTCTGCTTGCTGGGCATGAAGATTCCCaaggaaatattaattacgaaGAATTCGTTCGTCAAATTATGTGCGgctaa
- the LOC103576372 gene encoding myosin-2 essential light chain isoform X1 yields the protein MYGFSYQELTHRMLSSIDEFQEAFQLFDSRGDGKIHVSQIGDALRALGQNPTESDVKKFTHQHKPDERISFEVFLPIYQAISKSRTSDTADDFIEGLRHFDKDGNGIISSAELRHLLTTLGEKLSDEEVETLLAGHEDSQGNINYEEFVRQIMCG from the exons atgtaCGGGTTTAGTTATCAGGAGCTAACTCACAGAATGCTGTCATCAATTGACG aatTCCAAGAAGCATTCCAGTTGTTTGACAGCCGCGGAGATGGGAAAATCCACGTCTCTCAGATAGGCGATGCCCTGCGGGCTTTGGGACAGAACCCTACGGAGTCtgatgtcaaaaaatttacgcACCAGCACAAACCAGATGAGCGCATAAGTTTTGAAGTATTTCTGCCAATCTATCAAGCCATTAGCAAATCACGCACTTCTGACACTGCTGATGATTTCATCGAAGGATTACGTCACTTTGACAAAGATGGAAATGGAATAATTTCCTCAGCTGAGTTGAGACACCTGCTGACTACACTCG GTGAAAAATTGAGCGATGAAGAAGTCGAAACTCTGCTTGCTGGGCATGAAGATTCCCaaggaaatattaattacgaaGAATTCGTTCGTCAAATTATGTGCGgctaa